The following proteins are encoded in a genomic region of Primulina tabacum isolate GXHZ01 unplaced genomic scaffold, ASM2559414v2 Contig760, whole genome shotgun sequence:
- the LOC142534965 gene encoding uncharacterized protein LOC142534965: MAKGGRGRPRIASRRHRPTPYPFPSNSIPPCNKKSNYSKIFMQDWEDATCSICMECPHNAVLLLCSSHDKGCRPYMCGTSFRYSNCLDQYKKAHTKVMSSNNTPTYDASTEVMDPLSGRLVVNDKATELTCPLCRAQVKGWTVVEPARDHLNSKKRTCNQDNCSFIGTYKELQKHVRTEHPSAKPHEMDPTLAQKWRNLEQEREREDVISTIRSSNPGALFFGDYVIERNHFGLGSDGDAHALESNDEIENGFDRRLMSVMMFLQAYDSEMVQNGRGSSHILRSSHERPVVSLGELDQDGNHIDENEVSGRNRMTLANRLRRHGRVLLGRSGRRRRRREGNSGQGV; the protein is encoded by the coding sequence ATGGCGAAAGGTGGCAGGGGAAGACCCAGGATTGCTTCACGGCGGCACAGACCAACACCATACCCCTTCCCGTCTAACAGTATTCCTCCTTGCAACAAGAAAAGTAATTACTCGAAAATATTCATGCAAGATTGGGAAGATGCTACTTGTTCGATATGCATGGAGTGTCCTCATAATGCTGTTCTTCTCCTCTGCTCCTCTCATGATAAAGGCTGTCGTCCCTACATGTGTGGAACTAGTTTCCGCTATTCCAACTGTCTGGACCAGTACAAGAAGGCACACACAAAAGTAATGTCATCTAACAACACACCAACTTATGATGCATCTACCGAAGTGATGGATCCATTGTCTGGTAGGTTGGTTGTCAATGATAAAGCTACAGAGCTCACATGTCCCCTTTGTAGGGCTCAAGTGAAGGGTTGGACGGTTGTGGAGCCAGCACGAGACCATCTCAACTCAAAGAAGCGAACTTGCAACCAGGATAACTGCTCATTCATTGGAACATACAAAGAGCTGCAGAAACATGTAAGAACTGAGCACCCTTCTGCTAAGCCGCATGAAATGGATCCTACTCTGGCACAGAAGTGGAGAAATCTAGAGCAGGAGCGAGAGAGGGAAGATGTGATTAGCACCATAAGGTCGTCAAATCCAGGGGCACTGTTTTTTGGCGATTACGTGATTGAACGAAACCATTTTGGTTTGGGTTCTGACGGTGATGCACATGCCTTGGAGTCAAACGatgaaattgaaaatggatttgaTAGGAGGTTGATGTCTGTGATGATGTTTCTTCAGGCGTATGATTCTGAAATGGTACAGAATGGTCGAGGCTCGAGCCACATTTTGAGATCGAGTCATGAAAGGCCTGTTGTTTCTCTCGGTGAATTGGATCAAGACGGCAACCATATTGATGAAAACGAAGTTTCTGGAAGGAACCGTATGACATTGGCAAATCGTCTACGCCGCCATGGTAGAGTCCTCTTGGGACGATCAGGACGTAGGAGAAGGCGAAGAGAGGGCAACAGTGGGCAGGGTGTGTAG